The Methyloferula stellata AR4 genome includes a window with the following:
- a CDS encoding DUF6471 domain-containing protein → MLAKTEKEWGERAVRHLKAELKRAGVTYEELAERLKAHGFEETKAGIANKLARATVPASFFLACLAALELEGVRLEDI, encoded by the coding sequence GTGCTGGCTAAGACCGAAAAGGAATGGGGAGAGCGCGCAGTCCGGCACCTAAAAGCCGAATTGAAACGCGCGGGCGTCACCTATGAAGAGCTTGCGGAACGTCTCAAAGCGCATGGCTTTGAAGAGACGAAGGCGGGTATCGCAAACAAGCTCGCGCGGGCCACGGTGCCAGCATCGTTCTTTCTGGCTTGTCTTGCTGCGCTGGAATTAGAGGGCGTAAGATTGGAGGATATCTAA